One window from the genome of Salvia miltiorrhiza cultivar Shanhuang (shh) chromosome 7, IMPLAD_Smil_shh, whole genome shotgun sequence encodes:
- the LOC130994297 gene encoding uncharacterized protein LOC130994297, with amino-acid sequence MTKIDERLEAQETQLKMLEMKVGQIAESLSNQHQQGQFPSNKIVNPKEHCKAISILGETTFEESKMYLGEEDMVEIEKSNDGGISSKMQNDKEKKKEVYKAPPPYCPPIPFPQRLPKNNVESEFSKFLEIFRKVNINIPLVEALQQMPNQELEDREQPQEKVSL; translated from the exons ATGACGAAAATCGATGAGAGGTTGGAGGCTCAAGAAactcaattgaaaatgcttgagatgaaaGTTGGGCAAATTGCCGAATCCTTAAGCAACCAACATCAACAAGGGCAATTTCCAAGCAACAAAATTGTGAACCCAAAAGAGCATTGCAAAGCTATTAGTATACTAGGTGAGACAACCTTTGAAGAGTCCAAGATGTACTTGGGAGAGGAGGACATGGTTGAAATAGAGAAGAGCAATGATGGAGGCATTTCTTCAAAAATGCAAAATGATaaggaaaagaagaaggaaGTGTACAAAGCTCCACCtccttattgcccaccaatccCCTTTCCTCAAAGGCTTCCCAAGAATAATGTGGAGAGTGAGTTCTCCAAATTCCTTGAAATCTTTCGGAAGGTGAACATCAACATCCCCCTTGTTGAAGCTTTgcaacaaatgcccaa tcaagagttAGAGGACAGGGAGCAACCTCAAgaaaaggtttctctctga